From the genome of Bombyx mori chromosome 7, ASM3026992v2:
caccagtaattacgcaaattatatgcgggtttgatttttattacacgatgttattccttcaccgtggaagtcaatcgtgaacatttgtcaagttcgtatttcattacaaaaattaccacacccctgcgggattcgaacaccgttgcaatgctagatacgaatgtaacggatgtcttatcctttaggccacatcGACAAGTGTGAACTGAAGTTCTGCGAAGGCtttgttttgttgaaaattGGTTCAAATTGTTTTTACGATGAGGAGTGGGTACCTACATGGTTAGtgataatttgaaaataaagtttaaactcCAGTATATCTCCAGGGCTCCCAAGCTACCATGTGTAGAGTCAATTCTGCCAAGCCAAGCCTACAGGAGTTGTTTGTTGCCCAAAATTCCGAAGGACGGTCTGATGTCAAAAATGTGAAAAGGTTCAGTATATATATCTGTCTgatattggatttttttattgcttagctgggtggacgagctcacagctcatcaggtgttaagtggctactgaagCCTAtggaacatctacaacgtaaatgcgccacccacgttgagatataagttctagtctcagtatagttacaacggctgccccgcctttcaaaccgaaatgcattactgcttcacgcagaaataggtgggatggtggtacctacccgtgtagactcacagatgtcctaccaccagtaaccagtgGATTCAACCAAATCTTTATAAATCAATGGTACAGTATTCGGTTTTTCGGTAAGCGTGTCACTCAAACAATGGGTACCTATAATTCACAGTGCTCTAAGATCTTGATCTAAATACTTCTATTATTCAAGAGGATTGTCGCcatttattttctgaaaatgaatttaaaaatgaaaagaacAGTACATATTTTGAGAAAAAGGAaatattaaccctttgactgccatgtaggtcaccggtgccctacgcggcgcactgaagtcaTTAAGTCggtttctgttactaagcgtctggattgccttcttttgtttttaatgtatgtttacaCATGGTCTCTGTTTTACTGGTCCGTTTTGTCGGATACGTTTTTTTTCATCGATGGAGCATGGAGTCGTATGAGCCACTTCACATATGGTACAgtattcagtgtgcttagtgcgagtttcttaacgctctcgatagcgtaaaagttaagccaattttgtatgcaattgtaacagcgcccctagctgCAAACGTACTCAAACGATCCTATTCCGTActattatcgaccagaagtgaggtagttaacaaaaagaaataaataacacagaactggcctaattatatttcactgaattaacaaaacttctaacaaaatgatttcaatttactattaacgaaaactgttaaaattacacaagtcccaaacatgtttcaacaagaaccgcacacacgaacgccacgcacaaaaagaggcaaaggcgcagcgagggatcgtttttatagttttagcgctggttctcggtcgggggttgccaggATTCGGTAACagtacaaatatgagctaacttttacgctatcgagaacgttaaaaaactcgcactacgcacacagtatacagtaaaaaaaaagatccggtAAATTGTGATATTCCGTTTTGTCATCGAATACTGGATGAACGGAATACGTATATCCGTCATGTTTCCGTACGATTTCACCGGATAGAAACTGTGCGGGGGTGAGGGGGCCGGCGGGCGGTGCAGCTAGACAAACAAGTTTAATCCTGGTAGAATAGCGGCGGTATACTAcgaatttgtaggcagcggcttggctctgcccctggcagtgctggcgtccatgagcgacagtaactacttaccatcaggtgggccgtatgctcgtctgcctgctcgggcaataataaaaaataaaaataaaatacattgctTGTGAACATCGTATCCAGTAATGAGGGGTACGTTGAACGTTATACGGTGCTTAAGTGTGAACAAAGCATAATTGTTTGCCGTATCCGGTTTTATTCCGTTTTATACCGTTTTATCCGGTATTAAAACTGGTACCGTATACACGGAGACTATGTGTGAACGTAGCCTTAGTCTGAGAAATAGATTCTTTCTCAGTATCTTCAGGTTCGTTTTTCCCAGAGTATACTAGATATtacggcgccttagtaacataTATCGATATAATTACTGTAAGGCACTGATGACTTACATGACAGTCAAATGGTTAAGGAGCTCATATTGTGCTTCCTTTGACGtacaatttatatattacgACGAATCTTACATATGATTCTAAATAGGGAATTGAGCAGTCCATCTTTGGCTCCATCTCCAATGAACGAACATCGATCATTCCGATCACCGAGACGGCATCGACGATCAACGTATGTTTTCTCTGTagaatctatacttctatactaatattataaagaggaaagatttgtttgtttggttgtattgaataggctccggaactactgaaccgatttgaaaaatcctttcactgtttggaagctacactattcccgagtgacattggctataatcttttttgaaaaaaattagagatccttactaaaactcaaataatgtaatccaaggtgtaaaaaaattaccaaaaattttaatattctgtaCATCGTGTGCTctgtgaaaactattgatgatagaataaaataatgtaggtaccacaactttgtagaacacattattatttacaaaaagtgtcgcgacagcatatatcttaactattacagttatgccgcaagaagtgttcttttatttaaaaaaacaaaacaacgtcaaatattgttgaattttttgttaaagacccgagcggagtcggagcgggccgctagtaatgtGAATAAATAGATAGATTGACCAATGGTTACATTTGTGTTTGTAATATCTTGCCTCCATAACGTGAATGCAGAACTTAGCAGACGTCTGATTTGTCTCTAAAAGATTACTCAGTACAAGCATAAAATCTTGAAATTGGATAGAAAGATTCATGTGACGTAAAAATCGGCATCcgtatttctttaaatataaattattgctGTTATTACCTATTGATAATGAGCTAATATAGCATGTAGTTTATTTACTCTCACGTTAGCGGGAAATTTggatttagaaataaataagtcaATCACACAATTTTATAAACGCTTATGATGTTTTAGTAGGTTACagtacattataatattaaaagtaaaagGAGGAAAGGAAGCTAGACACTAGGATATAGTAATTACAATATATTCCGAACAAATCCGCCGCAAGACTtggatcccggtaaccgtactcgtcgaactcgacaaagaggtcgacgtgcaacctaacccacgcatcagcccgctgagtttctcgccggatcttctcagcgggatGCGATTTCAATCTGGTAGTAGGTTCATCcgcaaagcagctgctcttgagtagtTAGGTCgccttcggaggtgctcgggcagctgttagcaaatctcacccctccggGCTGagtccttgctcgcccacctgtcctggtaaaactgtagaggccttcgggccaccagtaatcaataaatcctaaaaaaaattggaaaatgtGTAGAAAATGTGTTATTTATTAAACTgggtattttatgttttaaatttaacataatttCAGACGGGATGGCATTTCACTTGCTCTGAAAGCTGGAATGGTTTCAACGCCTCGATCCATCTCTCCTAATCAAGTAAGATTTGGAAGTGTGTGCCTGTGTGTGTGAGTGCGTATATGCGTGCgtgttggaacgaagttccttatgggacgatgcggaggggtaccctaaccgggaaaaaacgtccgtaacataagatttttattagtaatgcacacagtgtacgacttaactttgtaataacgtacaaaaaatgacatatttttttattttctttatacctcgaatagaacttaaaattaatatttttagaataaggaacttcgttcctatccggtgtcccacgacaccacacacctttttatttttattgttttagcttTGGAAAgccttttctattttatttttataattttcaggaaGGTGACGGCGGCATTGATTCTGTACCTCGAGATCAAGACTCCTTCATTTATGCATTCCTCGAGGAAGCTATTAAAAGGGATAAGAAAAAGTATGCTTCTAATGATGAGAGACCCCGTGAACTATAAGTAGAAATATCTAAATTTGTTTACGAATGATGgaaattcgaaaaaaataattttgttttttaaattttctctgTTGATATTTTaacgtgatttaaaaaaaaaggttatttccAAAAAGAGTATTGATAAATTAAACTGTATATGTAGCTAGCGAATAAAGAAAAGGGAAAAAATCAGTTGGTGTGAACTCAGTGAGAGGAGAGTTTTCTGGATTTTGACAAGTTGTTCATTCTTTtatattccttagatgggtagacgagttcacggcccacctcatgttgagtggtttccggagcccatagacatctacaacgttgtGTTTAAATTTTTGATTTCTCTTACACGGCTTTATACCTACCttaagtacgtatatcattggaaaaattgacaCAATATGCCCACGCAATTTGAATACCGGCACAGTCGCGAGTATACGAATACACCGAGCTTCTCACGTTTAGGCTACgacgttttttttcatttacaaaaCGTCCACAATAAAAGAGAAAATAGGTACAAAAAAACCTGTTAGGTTTCAACAACTTTAGTCGCTAATTTTGCGTGatttcaattgaatatgcaatttcgaaaagggcacatttctgaaaatgtaaaacgttcaggaaatgaaaaaaactgatcattttctaaagcagtgtaaaatttaaaatattaacttttgagatatattttagtgttaattagcaattgaaaattactggaattaatataaaatgggtgtaggtaagcctcaaaactacatgtaatatatgaaaaaacgtatttgacaaaatatgcgacatgtgcccttttcgaaattgcatattcaattatactaCAAGTTAATTATGATTTTCGCTTAGGCAACGACACCGCAGACGTCACGATCGCCATGGAAGCTGCGAGCGAGAAGCCTCCACTCCTAGAGAGCACCGACGTCACCGACATAGACGGGACGACGTGCCTTCTAAAGAACGCGACaagtaaatacaataaatattggGGCAAAGGGCTATTTCGTTtaagttttattgcttagttgagtggacgagctcacagcccacctggtgttaagtggttactggagcccatagacatctacaatgtaaatgccgccgaccatcttgagatataagttctaaggtctcaagtatagttactacggctgccccacccttcaaaccgaaacgcattactgcttcacggcaaaaataggttgtggtacctacccgcgcggactcacaagacgtcctaccaccagtaattacgcaaattataattttgcgatttgattttaattacacaatgttattactacactgtggaagtcaatcacgatcatttgttaagtacctacgtatttcattagaaaaattggtacccgcctgcgggattcaaacaccgttgtatcgctagatacgaatgtaacGGACTCCTTTAGGCCACCGACGACTTTGGTAACCGGTGACATTTCGGTTAATActcgatatatatatttgtaattaaagatgcgttttatttggtattcgcATCAACaattcgttgtttttaattgaatatcaattatatttactatattcatatagctgaagaagttattTTGTCTTGATATTTTTtcccaaatttaaattttaaatggctcttctgtGAAATTACACAAAATGTTGCTTTAACCAAATCGTCTTTAAATCGTCGAAATTGTATCTAAACAAACGTAATGCAAATATTGAAGTTCAcggtaaaaaaattatgaactgGATTTTCAGGCCAACTAAGGACGTATCTCCGTCGCCGGGGATTGATCAGACTGCACTTTTCGAGACATTTGCGAAATTGTGCGCTCAGATGAACGATAAGAAAATATTTCCAGTGGTAATAatgcaagtttttattttaattgcttacatggttggacgagctcacagcccacctggtgttaagtggttactggagcccatagacatctacaacgtaaacgcgccacccaccttgagatataagttctaagatctcagaatagttacaacggctgccgcatccttcaaaccgaaacgcattactgcttcacggcagaaataggcgggctggtggtacctacccgcgcggactcacaagacgtcctaccaccagtaaaaagtgtgcACCAGAAGTGCATTCGTTGTTACAAAACTGTTTAAATGTTTGCCATTGAATTGACTCAATTTCGGGTTCTGTTACAGCCACGAACGCAAAGTCACAAATCTCTACAGTGTGAAGTGACGCGACGCGACTCTTACAACGTTGACCGGAGCCACGAGCGATACAAGAGCCACGATAGATCTAGGGACAAGATCGAGTCGAACCGATCGAGGTGTCACGATATCTATCCAGATGTATCTCGAAGCAAGGGTAGAATCGACGAACGGATTATCGATAGATGCGCCTCGTGCTACTCGAAAGATATTCCCAAGTATGCGAGCAAATTAGCAGTGAAGCATTCAAAAATGGAGAACGAAGATCGATATCCCGGACGCGACAGTCCCAGGAGCGAGTACGAGCGTTACAGGCAACCGGAGCGAGACACAGACTATGCAGATAAACGAAGATATTTTGAACAGAAAGCTTCTAGGAGCTTTGAGGTGAATCGAAATGATGATAGATGCAGACGGACGTCCAGGAGTGATAACACTAGGAGATACGACGAGGGAAGCGATTGTAAGAGATACGTTGGAAGAGATGGCGAGAGGGACAGGAAGTATGATGAGAGAAAATACATTGAGAGATCCAAGTATTGTGATAGAAAACCGATTGAAAGTCGTCTGTCTGTCGCCGAACAGAGAAGCAGGAGGAACTATGATAGAAACTCTGTGGAATCTCGCGAGGACGAAGGCAGGGATAGATACTCGGAGAGAGAAAGAGATTCGGGGCTTAGTGTGGCAGATGGAGAGACGAGCACTGCGAGCGGGAAAAGTAATT
Proteins encoded in this window:
- the LOC101737552 gene encoding serine/threonine-protein kinase PRP4 homolog isoform X1 gives rise to the protein MECQPSDSKKLFKVSDSKCKRARKKREGQDNANDEISSGSQATMCRVNSAKPSLQELFVAQNSEGRSDVKNVKRELSSPSLAPSPMNEHRSFRSPRRHRRSTRDGISLALKAGMVSTPRSISPNQEGDGGIDSVPRDQDSFIYAFLEEAIKRDKKKQRHRRRHDRHGSCEREASTPREHRRHRHRRDDVPSKERDKPTKDVSPSPGIDQTALFETFAKLCAQMNDKKIFPVPRTQSHKSLQCEVTRRDSYNVDRSHERYKSHDRSRDKIESNRSRCHDIYPDVSRSKGRIDERIIDRCASCYSKDIPKYASKLAVKHSKMENEDRYPGRDSPRSEYERYRQPERDTDYADKRRYFEQKASRSFEVNRNDDRCRRTSRSDNTRRYDEGSDCKRYVGRDGERDRKYDERKYIERSKYCDRKPIESRLSVAEQRSRRNYDRNSVESREDEGRDRYSERERDSGLSVADGETSTASGKSNYLRFVKQEITEQREAMDKMMKLWKELMRCFKGVSQTPGPDKSVHESASNVRESAAAHLRLWRECMRRYETVARDVGDTDARLMEEINKQRSEMAEMASMWQECLQRYRDMSNDFNNLKQKLTTPESPTRLPAPPATCAEGEVNAPAAPYRVPTNYPQFQAAGRGAWAGSAGPGSALRGRASVPPWWWGEPPRSPRRRSSPDSRGSGGSRERRHRHKDKNESRYKEKSKPSGARSEHRHNNRKR
- the LOC101737552 gene encoding serine/threonine-protein kinase PRP4 homolog isoform X3, giving the protein MNEHRSFRSPRRHRRSTRDGISLALKAGMVSTPRSISPNQEGDGGIDSVPRDQDSFIYAFLEEAIKRDKKKQRHRRRHDRHGSCEREASTPREHRRHRHRRDDVPSKERDKPTKDVSPSPGIDQTALFETFAKLCAQMNDKKIFPVPRTQSHKSLQCEVTRRDSYNVDRSHERYKSHDRSRDKIESNRSRCHDIYPDVSRSKGRIDERIIDRCASCYSKDIPKYASKLAVKHSKMENEDRYPGRDSPRSEYERYRQPERDTDYADKRRYFEQKASRSFEVNRNDDRCRRTSRSDNTRRYDEGSDCKRYVGRDGERDRKYDERKYIERSKYCDRKPIESRLSVAEQRSRRNYDRNSVESREDEGRDRYSERERDSGLSVADGETSTASGKSNYLRFVKQEITEQREAMDKMMKLWKELMRCFKGVSQTPGPDKSVHESASNVRESAAAHLRLWRECMRRYETVARDVGDTDARLMEEINKQRSEMAEMASMWQECLQRYRDMSNDFNNLKQKLTTPESPTRLPAPPATCAEGEVNAPAAPYRVPTNYPQFQAAGRGAWAGSAGPGSALRGRASVPPWWWGEPPRSPRRRSSPDSRGSGGSRERRHRHKDKNESRYKEKSKPSGARSEHRHNNRKR
- the LOC101737552 gene encoding serine/threonine-protein kinase PRP4 homolog isoform X2; its protein translation is MECQPSDSKKLFKVSDSKCKRARKKREGQDNANDEISSGSQATMCRVNSAKPSLQELFVAQNSEGRSDVKNVKRRDGISLALKAGMVSTPRSISPNQEGDGGIDSVPRDQDSFIYAFLEEAIKRDKKKQRHRRRHDRHGSCEREASTPREHRRHRHRRDDVPSKERDKPTKDVSPSPGIDQTALFETFAKLCAQMNDKKIFPVPRTQSHKSLQCEVTRRDSYNVDRSHERYKSHDRSRDKIESNRSRCHDIYPDVSRSKGRIDERIIDRCASCYSKDIPKYASKLAVKHSKMENEDRYPGRDSPRSEYERYRQPERDTDYADKRRYFEQKASRSFEVNRNDDRCRRTSRSDNTRRYDEGSDCKRYVGRDGERDRKYDERKYIERSKYCDRKPIESRLSVAEQRSRRNYDRNSVESREDEGRDRYSERERDSGLSVADGETSTASGKSNYLRFVKQEITEQREAMDKMMKLWKELMRCFKGVSQTPGPDKSVHESASNVRESAAAHLRLWRECMRRYETVARDVGDTDARLMEEINKQRSEMAEMASMWQECLQRYRDMSNDFNNLKQKLTTPESPTRLPAPPATCAEGEVNAPAAPYRVPTNYPQFQAAGRGAWAGSAGPGSALRGRASVPPWWWGEPPRSPRRRSSPDSRGSGGSRERRHRHKDKNESRYKEKSKPSGARSEHRHNNRKR